TCATTGATGGAAAAAACTTCCTTGCTAATTTCTCTGCAATGCTCCAAAAAGATGAGGTGGAGAGAATATCTGTCGAACGTCGCAACAGTTCTATTGTTGTCAAAGTTTCAGAGGAAGAAAAGATAGAATCAGTCAAAAAAACGATTGCCGAAAGACATCCTGATGTTATCGTCCATAATTGGATCGAGGAATCAGGCTATGTCGAAGGCATTATGCAAACCGTATATTACATCACGTTTCTCATCTCATCTCTTCTGATTTTCTCAGTTTTCTTTATCATCGCCATCGTCATATTTATCAATATTTCTCAGAAAAAACGTCAAATCGGAATCATGAAATCAATGGGTGCTACCACTCGTTTTATTGTCTCCATTTACGTCTTGGAATCGGTCCTATACTTCGTCTTCTCCTATCTCCTTGGTATTCTCCTCTTTCTCGTTATTCATTCTTATTCTGTTTCACACTCAGTGCCACTTTTGATTGGTGACTTCCATACCGTACTTGATTGGCAGAAAAATATTCTTTATTTCTTCATTCTCCTCCTTTCGGCTTTCCTCGGCGGACTTATCCCTTCCTTTTTTGCTTCGAAACAAAAAATTATTGATACACTCCGTAGCACCTAAATCTATGCAAAAACCCATTATTCAATTCAAAGATGTCACCAAGATCTATTCTGGAGCAGGCGTATCTTCGACAATGGCCTTGAATGGTATCAACCTCGAGATTTATGAGAATGAATTCGTCGCAATCACAGGAAGTTCTGGATCAGGAAAAAGTACCATCCTCAATCTCATTGGCCTCCTCGATGATCCAACCTCTGGCGAGATACTTTTCAATGGAAAAAATGTTCATCAATTAAACGAGAAGGAGAAAAATACTTTCCGTCTCCAGTCTATTGGATTTATTTTCCAATTTTTCAATCTCATCGACAACTACACAGCTCTCGAAAATATCGTCTTTCAACTCGAACTCCAAGGAAAAAGCTACGAAAAAGCCAAAGCGGATGGTCTCGAAATACTCAAATATCTCCACCTCGAAAATCGTGCGCATCTTTACCCGAAAAATCTCTCTGGTGGCGAACAGCAACGAGTCGCTATTGGACGAGCTCTCGCCAAAGAATCCCCTTTCATTATTGCTGATGAACCAACCGCTCATCTCGACTCAAAGAATTCACAGGATGTTATGGATATACTGCACCATATACAGACCACATTCCATCGGACACTCATCCTCGTGACTCACGAACCTTTCCAAGCAGAACAAGCTGATCGACAAATCATTATTCGTGATGGAAAAGTAGCAGAAATAATTACAAAAAAAATCGCCTAATTCCTCTTGATGTTGTATACTGTAGGTATACTATTTCCTTACAATGAAACTTT
This DNA window, taken from Candidatus Moraniibacteriota bacterium, encodes the following:
- a CDS encoding ABC transporter ATP-binding protein encodes the protein MQKPIIQFKDVTKIYSGAGVSSTMALNGINLEIYENEFVAITGSSGSGKSTILNLIGLLDDPTSGEILFNGKNVHQLNEKEKNTFRLQSIGFIFQFFNLIDNYTALENIVFQLELQGKSYEKAKADGLEILKYLHLENRAHLYPKNLSGGEQQRVAIGRALAKESPFIIADEPTAHLDSKNSQDVMDILHHIQTTFHRTLILVTHEPFQAEQADRQIIIRDGKVAEIITKKIA
- a CDS encoding ABC transporter permease — its product is MRYLLLVIIFVLRDFSKARAIFTMVVISLAIASTSVLATNSILAGFQEMLSKGVKGWIGDIFIIPTEEKPSIDHAEDIISDIKTLQYVEAVSVRASADGTFKYKDKISAPFSLIGVDTGAEAYTTGLPSTVIQGQFLDITMDSESIILGLNFADSFIGGPYDGSSLSVGEKLQFIRNDGSVKEYRIKGIIDGKNFLANFSAMLQKDEVERISVERRNSSIVVKVSEEEKIESVKKTIAERHPDVIVHNWIEESGYVEGIMQTVYYITFLISSLLIFSVFFIIAIVIFINISQKKRQIGIMKSMGATTRFIVSIYVLESVLYFVFSYLLGILLFLVIHSYSVSHSVPLLIGDFHTVLDWQKNILYFFILLLSAFLGGLIPSFFASKQKIIDTLRST